In a single window of the Cryptococcus neoformans var. neoformans JEC21 chromosome 11 sequence genome:
- a CDS encoding endopeptidase, putative has translation MAISNHPALWKQPAPANSAFNDYNTFPLGQTQRHNTSSHHGPMSHTQQPLVTGTSVLGIKFDKGVMIAADNLGSYGSLARFRDIQRLHPLGKHTLLGVAGDMSDYQWLKRELDGLLREESALSLTDSHPSLSPSNIYTLLSNLFYARRSKVDPIWNAVLVGGWDDTKKESFLAYVDLLGTTYSAPTLATGFGAHLAQPLLREAYEAKAGIDGKGPLLTQEEAEKLIDDCMKVLFYRDARSINKYQVATITDEGVKISDSRSAPTEWKFAEGLRGYGAQTQ, from the exons ATGGCCATCTCAAAC CACCCCGCCCTCTGGAAACAGCCCGCTCCAGCAAACTCTGCTTTCAACGACTACAACACCTTTCCCCTCGGACAAACGCAGCGCCACAACACTTCTTCCCACCATGGTCCCATGTCCCACACCCAACAACCTCTTGTCACCGGTACTTCTGTTCTCGGCATCAAGTTTGACAAGGGCGTGATGATTGCGGCTGATAACCTCGGTTCATACGGTTCTCTTGCGAGGTTTAGAGATATCCAgcgtcttcatcctctgggGAAACATACCCTTTTGGGTGTGGCGGGCGACATGTCTGATTATCAGTGGTTGAAAAGGGAGCTCGATGGACTCTT ACGAGAGGAATCTGCTCTCTCCCTGACCGATTCCCACCCATCgctttctccttccaatATTTacactcttctctccaatcTCTTCTACGCTCGTCGAAGCAAAGTTGACCCCATCTGGAACGCCGTCCTCGTCGGTGGTTGGGACGAcaccaaaaaagaaagttTCCTCGCATATGTCGATTTGCTTGGTACAACTTATTCTGCGCCCACACTCGCGACGGGCTTTGGAGCCCATCTCGCGCAACCGCTATTGAGGGAAGCATATGAAGCAAAGGCGGGGATTGATGGCAAGGGGCCATTGTTGAcgcaggaggaggcggagaaaTTGATTGATGATTGTATGAAGGTGTTGTTCTACAGGGATGCGAGAAGTATCAACAAG TACCAAGTCGCTACTATCACAGATGAAGGTGTCAAGATCAGTGACTCTAGATCAGCTCCTACAGAATGGAAGTTTGCAGAGGGTTTGAGAGGGTACGGGGCGCAGACCCAGTAG
- a CDS encoding alcohol dehydrogenase (NADP+), putative: protein MVADNEFKGWAGLDEKACDGHMSFQEFTPKKWDEDDVDVKILYCGICGSDVSSLTGEWGPVKDICPQVCGHEIVGEVVRVGTSPENGLKIGDLVGIGAQSDSCRECEWCKEGKENYCATQTITFNYPYNRGPNGKGSIARGGFAKYWRGPSKFAVPLPSGLEPDVAAPMLCGGVTVYSPLARFEIGTKRKRVGVIGVGGLGHMAILFAKAMGAEVTAISRTDAKKEDAFKLGATDYFATGGDLQEAVKARTRSLDFILCTINPESFSISDYLPLLTPAGVFCIVGVIPTPLQVPAFPLIMNSACVAGSNIGSPKEITEMFEFAVKHNIKPWIQKWNFDDINKALPSFQKGDPRYRFVLVNADNGGKL, encoded by the exons ATGGTTGCCGACAACGAATTCAAAGGCTGGGCTGGTTTGGACGAGAAGGCCTGCGACGGCCACATGTCATTCCAGGAGTTCACTCCCAAGAAGTGGGATGAAGACGACGTCGATG TCAAAATTTTGTACTGCGGTATCTGTGGTTCAGATGTCTCCTCTTTAACTGGTGAATGGGGACCTGTAAAGGACATCTGCCCCCAGGTTTGCGGCCACGAAATCGTTGGTGAGGTTGTGAGGGTCGGCACCTCTCCCGAAAACGGCCTTAAGATTGGTGACCTCGTCGGTATTGGTGCCCAGTCAGACTCTTGTCGTGAATGCGAATGGTGCAAGGAAG GCAAGGAAAACTACTGTGCTACCCAAACCATCACTTTTAACTACCCCTACAACCGTGGTCCCAATGGCAAGGGGTCCATCGCCCGAGGTGGTTTTGCCAAGTACTGGCGAGGACCTTCCAAGTTTGCTGTCCCGCTTCCTTCCGGCCTCGAGCCTGACGTTGCGGCACCTATGCTTTGTGGTGGTGTCACCGTCTACAGCCCCCTCGCCCGTTTTGAAATCGGTACCAAGCGCAAGCGCGTCGGTGTCATCGGTGTCGGTGGTCTCGGTCACATGGCTATCCTTTTTGCCAAGGCTATGGGCGCCGAGGTGACTGCTATCTCTCGAACTGAtgcgaagaaggaggacgcCTTCAAGCTTGGTGCTACCGATTACTTTGCTACTGGTGGTGACTTGCAGgaggctgtcaaggctCGCACTCGATCTCTCGACTTTATTCTCTGTACTATCA ACCCTGAAAGCTTCTCCATCAGCGACtacctccccctcctcacCCCCGCCGGTGTCTTCTGCATCGTCGGCGTCATCCCCACCCCTTTGCAAGTCCCCGCTTTCCCTCTTATCATGAACAGCGCTTGCGTCGCCGGTTCCAACATCGGTAGCCCCAAGGAGATTACTGAAATGTTCGAATTCGCCGTTAAGCACAACATTAAGCCTTGGATCCAGAAGTGGAACTTCGACGATATCAACAAGGCgttgccttctttccaaaaAGGTGATCCTAGGTATAGGTTCGTCTTGGTCAACGCCGATAATGGCGGCAAGCTTTAA
- a CDS encoding mitotic chromosome condensation-related protein, putative, with protein sequence MAEFTLQEHLLALSDPPLYQISAELDIPSLRTSSIDSSLSSAIEEIAGDPESIVNSSPSTFDVFRSILKHADQPNVDSGILTKLLDVIVSGLSYHSSTVMAIVNGQGFGAEADMDAPMVHKQPLEMWAFLLQWFVNAAERGAGKTNDEPRQAMTGRGKKKTTKTAGGAGISTSFVFSDHLPLVLGTMHKTLRIPTSRLWRTSSEREAFISCFVKPAYQLAETEAYLKISEIRLGIFKVICLAVKFHQHAFGAQTSIMQNLTYFEHLSEPMAELLAILEKEFDFSQLGEEVLRDVAGKSFAHNDAKGPRSFSRFLVRLTELSPRMVQKQMPLLLAHLDSDAHPMRMAIVEIIGILIKDISSSDEGDEEQKTKQIQRFFELLMERFLDLNSWVRCKVLTTLIKLCDLPAKFPKQRHQITELTIRTLEDKTSSARRYAIQLLCKLLETHPFGALHGGTLNLQEWQERYEKVAEELKKVDAQELEMAKREVGVEDDDEEGEDDEEQKEDEEGTKFNKEKEDGDKEEDDEAQNESTPKPKKKKPRQSQLDLSAIQSEQASIDPNLITKLRLTKKYYGDALRFINQLESAIPTLCQLLVSTTKTEVLESMRFFRVAYEYDIASAEQGIKTMLHLIWTKDNNATAGEEGEGKGIRGSVIECYRSLYFDVVPDLSPKQQVNRITKNMIERTYGATLAELTSLEELMRTMMGENMVHTDVVNKLWQVYSTEQEIPKAQRQGAIIILGMLALAKKEVVTEKVDKLLKIGLGPLGMQDLVLAKYTCIALQRLSGSAKKVKGSLQDKTMRLPMDNPIFTKLQDIIEFSPKSPQWFSMAEQAVNTIYLLGEQPDRLCTKIIKDLTAKVFEAPEKEMEVEKEKEREEEKNGELENGKLDNGKQEITENGDVSVRADSEPETVDDGETSQTQSQLAPTNEEVALLKAQASSFRIAQMVFIVGHVALKHIVYLELVEREFKRRKDEKAKEKAAAKAAEKDQNDLDAVAGNAEDDIGDLISTMKEKELLYGDKSLLAVYGDLIAHICASPKKYKYPSLREAATLSLSKLMCVSSQFCEQHLPLLFKILETSKDPVVRSNIVIALGDIAVCFGNLIDDNSERLYQGLADTDLVVKKNTLMVLTHLILNGMIKVKGQLGEMAKCLEDPDQRISDLAKLFFTELSTKDNALYNNLQDVISHLSIGAHAVDEGTFERTMRFIFTFIEKEKQAESIVEKLCQRFRQATEERQWRDISYCLSLLPFKSERSVKKLIEGLPFYQDKLHEETVFRRFTEILAKARANKASNKPETELQEFERILNEHQAKGLEDQALEADVLRKAKAAKRRAAKRPPAATARTTRRKQVIEEDVEEDEEETPTVDEEEAEEEEAFAPRKKVTARKAPPRRGGRRKKVVESEDEDEEDEDEDDE encoded by the exons ATGGCAGAATTCACACTGCAAGAacacctcctcgccctctcaGATCCACCGCTGTACCAAATTTCCGCAGAACTCGACATCCCTTCTCTCCGAACATCCTCCATCGAttcctccctttcctccgCCATTGAAGAAATCGCAGGTGATCCGGAATCCATCGTGAACTCCTCCCCATCGACGTTCGACGTCTTCCGCTCCATCCTCAAGCATGCAGACCAACCAAACGTTGATTCTGGCATACTCACCAAATTGCTGGATGTGATTGTCTCAGGGCTGAGTTATCACTCGAGCACGGTGATGGCGATTGTCAATGGACAAGGGTTTGGTGCTGAAGCCGATATGGATGCGCCAATGGTACATAAGCAGCCGCTTGAAATGTGGGCGTTTCTGCTGCAGTGGTTTGTCAATGCCGCAGAGCGCGGGGCGGGAAAGACGAACGATGAACCGAGACAGGCAATGACTGGGAGAGGTAAAAAGAAGACTACCAAAACCGCAGGTGGAGCTGGGATATCAACATCATTCGTATTTTCAGATCACCTCCCCCTAGTGCTCGGTACGATGCACAAAACTCTCCGAATACCAACTTCACGATTATGGCGTACCTCTTCCGAAAGAGAAGCCTTCATCTCGTGCTTTGTCAAACCCGCATACCAACTCGCCGAGACAGAGGCATACCTCAAAATTTCCGAGATCCGCCTGGGCATATTCAAAGTCATCTGTCTCGCTGTCAAATTCCATCAACATGCTTTTGGGGCCCAAACATCGATTATGCAGAATTTGACGTATTTCGAACATCTCTCGGAACCGATGGCggagctgctggcgattTTGGAAAAAGAATTTGATTTTTCGCagttgggagaagaagttcTCAGGGATGTAGCGGGAAAGAGCTTTGCGCATAATGATGCGAAAGGTCCGAGGAGTTTTTCGAGGTTTCTCGTTAGGCTGACAGAGTTGAGTCCAAGGATGGTGCAGAAGCAGATGCCATTGCTGCTCGCACATCTCGATAGCGAC GCGCACCCTATGCGAATGGCTATTGTAGAGATCATCGGTATCCTCATCAAAGacatttcatcatctgatgAAGGTGACGAAGAGCAAAAGACGAAGCAGATCCAGAGGTTCTTTGAGTTGTTGATGGAGAGATTTTTGGATCTGAACTCTTGGGTGAGATGTAAAGTCCTGACAACATTGATCAAGCTCTGCGA CCTACCCGCCAAATTTCCTAAACAGCGTCATCAAATTACCGAACTTACCATTCGCACACTTGAAGATAAGACATCGTCTGCTCGTCGATATGCTATCCAACTGCTGTGTAAACTACTGGAGACTCATCCATTCGGTGCACTTCATGGCGGGACGTTGAATTTGCAAGAGTGGCAAGAGAGGTACGAAAAGGTGGCAGAGGAGTTGAAAAAGGTGGATGCGCAAGAATTGGAAATGGCGAAACGGGAAGTGGgggttgaggatgatgatgaggaaggtgaagatgatgaagagcagaaagaggatgaagaagggactAAATTcaacaaagaaaaagaagacggggataaagaggaagacgacgaggCTCAAAACGAATCCACCCCAAaacccaagaagaagaaacctCGTCAATCCCAACTCGACCTATCCGCCATCCAATCTGAACAAGCCTCCATCGATCCCAACCTCATCACCAAATTGCGTCTTACCAAGAAATACTATGGCGATGCTCTCCGATTCATCAACCAACTGGAATCTGCCATCCCAACCTTGTGCCAATTACTCGTCTCCACCACGAAAACAGAAGTCCTTGAATCCATGCGGTTCTTTAGGGTTGCGTACGAGTATGATATCGCCTCGGCCGAACAGGGAATCAAGACGATGTTGCATTTGATTTGGACAAAGGATAATAACGCGACGgctggggaggaaggggaaggaaaagggattCGGGGCAGTGTGATTGAGTGCTATAGGAGTTTATATTTCGATGTGGTGCCGGATCTATCGCCAAAGCAGCAGGTGAATAGGATCACAAAGAATATGATTGA ACGGACGTATGGTGCTACGTTGGCAGAGTTGACAAGTCTGGAAGAGTTGATGCGCACGATGATGGGAGAGAATATGGTGCATACCGATGTTGTCAACAAGCTCTGGCAAGTTTACA GTACGGAACAAGAAATCCCCAAGGCGCAGAGGCAAGGGGCAATCATCATTCTCGGGATGTTGGCCCTGGCCAAGAAAGAGGTGGTAACCGAGAAGGTGGACAAACTATTGAAGATTGGTTTAGGACCACTTGGAATG CAAGATTTGGTGCTGGCGAAGTATACTTGTATCGCTCTTCAACGTCTTAGCGGGTCTGCGAAGAAAGTCAAAG GCTCCCTCCAAGACAAAACAATGCGTTTACCAATGGACAATCCTATCTTCACCAAACTCCAAGATATCATCGAGTTTTCTCCCAAATCCCCCCAATGGTTCTCCATGGCTGAACAGGCTGTTAACACCATTTACCTATTGGGTGAACAGCCGGATAGACTTTGTACGAAGATCATAAAAGACTTGACAGCCAAGGTGTTTGAAGCGCCtgaaaaggaaatggaggtcgagaaggaaaaggagagggaggaagaaaaaaatggagaactggagaatggaaaacTGGACAATGGAAAACAAGAGATCACTGAAAATGGTGATGTCTCCGTGAGAGCAGATAGCGAGCCGGAAActgtggatgatggtgaaaCCTCTCAAACCCAATCCCAACTCGCCCCTACCAATGAAGAGGTTGCGCTTTTGAAAGCACAAGCCAGTAGCTTTAGGATTGCTCAGATGGTTTTCATTGTTGGTCATGTGGCTTTGAAACATATCGTTTatcttgagcttgtggAGAGGGAGTtcaagaggaggaaggatgagaaagCAAAAG AgaaagcggcagcaaagGCTGCTGAGAAGGACCAGAACGATCTCGACGCTGTAGCAGGTAATGCCGAGGATGACATCGGTGATCTCATATCCACcatgaaagagaaggaactGCTGTATGGCGACAAGAGCTTATTGGCCGTGTATGGAGATTTAATCGCGCATATCTGTGCCAGTCCAAAGAAATACAAA TATCCTTCACTCCGAGAAGCAGCAACGCTGAGTTTATCAAAGCTCATGTGCGTCTCGTCCCAGTTTTGTGAACAACACTTGCCGTTATTGTTCAAGATTCTCGAGACGAGCAAAGACCCTGTCGTAAGGAGTAATATCGTGATCGCTTTGGGCGATATCGCAGTCTGCTTTGGTAACTTGATTGACGAC AACTCCGAACGTCTCTATCAAGGCCTCGCAGATACCGACCTTGTCGTCAAGAAGAACACCCTCATGGTTCTCACCCATCTTATCTTGAACGGTATGATCAAGGTCAAAGGTCAACTGGGTGAAATGGCCAAATGTTTGGAGGATCCCGATCAACGGATCTCGGACCTCGCGAAACTGTTCTTCACAGAGCTGTCGACAAAGGACAATGCGCTGTATAACAACTTGCAGGATGTTATCAGTCATCTGAGTATTGGAGCACATGCCGTTGATGAGGGGACTTTCGAAAGGACAATGCGATTCATTTTCACCTTCATTGAAAAG GAAAAGCAGGCAGAATCAATTGTGGAGAAGCTATGCCAACGATTCAGACAGGCGACAGAGGAGCGACAATGGAGAGACATCTCCTACTGTCTTTCACTCTTACCATTCAAGTCTGAGAGATCCGTCAAAAAGCTCATCGAGGG TCTGCCATTCTATCAGGATAAACTCCATGAAGAGACAGTGTTTAGACGGTTCACTGAGATCTTGGCCAAGGCTCGAGCGAACAAGGCTTCCAACAAGCCTGAAACTGAATTGCAAGAGTTCGAACGG ATCCTCAACGAGCATCAAGCAAAGGGTCTTGAAGATCAAGCCCTCGAAGCGGACGTATTACGCAAGGCTAAAGCTGCGAAACGCCGTGCCGCTAAACGGCCTCCTGCGGCGACAGCGAGAACGACCCGGAGAAAGCAAGTcattgaggaggatgttgaggaagatgaggaagagacaCCAACTGtcgatgaggaggaggctgaagaagaagaggcattTGCACCACGGAAGAAGGTGACCGCAAGAAAGGCGCCAccaaggagaggaggaagaaggaagaaagttGTGGAaagtgaggatgaggatgaagaggatgaagatgaggatgatgagtaG